A part of Onthophagus taurus isolate NC chromosome 7, IU_Otau_3.0, whole genome shotgun sequence genomic DNA contains:
- the LOC111429300 gene encoding electron transfer flavoprotein subunit beta, producing MARVLVGVKRVIDYAVKIRVKPDKTGVVTDGVKHSMNPFDEIAVEEAVRMKEKKIASEIIAVSCGPAQSQEVIRTALAMGVDKGIHVEISGAEYETLQPLHVSKILAKIAEKEKVDFVIVGKQAIDDDSNQTAQMTAALLDWPQATFASKIEKGDKDITVTREVDGGLETIKCKVPAVISADLRLNEPRYATLPNIMKAKKKPIAKMTPKDLGVDVSPRIKVVSVEDPPVRQPGVVLPDVDALVGKLKEGGFA from the exons ATGGCTCGCGTTTTAGTTGGTGTTAAAAGAGTAATTGATTATGCAGTTAAG ATTCGCGTTAAACCAGACAAGACTGGCGTTGTTACTGATGGCGTTAAACACTCAATGAACCCATTTGATGAAATTGCAGTAGAGGAAGCCGTTCGAATGAAAGAGAAAAAGATTGCTTCAGAAATCATTGCTGTTTCATGTGGACCAGCTCAATCACAGGAAGTTATAAGAACCGCACTTGCTATGGGTGTTGATAAAGGTATTCATGTTGAAATAAGTGGAGCTGAGTATGAAACGTTGCAACCACTTCATGTTTCAAAGATTCTTGCAAAAATTGCTGAGAAAGAAAAAGTAGATTTTGTTATCGTTGGGAAAcag GCTATTGATGATGATTCTAATCAAACTGCTCAAATGACTGCTGCTCTTTTAGATTGGCCCCAAGCAACATTTGCTTCAAAg ATTGAAAAGGGAGATAAGGATATAACTGTTACTAGGGAAGTTGATGGTGGTTtagaaacaattaaatgtaAAGTACCAGCTGTAATAAGCGCCGATCTTCGTTTAAATGAACCGAGATATGCTACTTTGCCAAATATCATGAAAGCTAAAAAGAAACCAATTGCTAAAATGACACCAAAAGATTTAGGTGTTGATGTATCTCCAAGGATTAAAGTTGTAAGTGTTGAAGATCCTCCTGTACGCCAACCAGGTGTTGTTCTTCCTGATGTTGATGCCCTGGTTGGAAAACTGAAAGAAGGTGGATTTGCTTGA
- the LOC139430738 gene encoding probable cytochrome P450 28a5, which yields MYYITLTGVLILILLFVWYLKKRNDYWKNRKVPYEKANLLVGNMWETISIDKNVADVYDYVYKKFDDAKYVGIMNFGIPTLLVKDPELYERILIRDFSKFHDNGIYLDEKRDPVLSKNLFFAKGENWKLYRNQLTPQLSPLKIKNMFPLMIDVKDKLVKYLKENPNAQGKEGLDAKLLFLKYVNEMVASCAFGLHGNCFNDDKCEIMQLANELFSFKTIDTIIFIFATMFPIINKFRAPQFLSPKITERFKNIIVSTITQRNDMNIRRGDFLDAILELCKKTTSFEYTEDHMTAHATSFFIDGSVTTSGAITYILYELARNKDVQDKLRNEFKTVLEENDNQMTFDTLNEIEYLEMVLHEGLRMHAPQLYLVKESTETTTLPPALPGGPEVVIEKGTNITIPVYSLHKDSKYFENPEEFIPERFLPDAVSSRPKTTYMSFGDGPRVCIGQRFASAVVKVAIFGIVMNFNIEVNDKTPQKLELDSFPFLYSTKGGIWLNFHPID from the exons ATGTATTACATTACGCTAACGggagttttaattttaatattattgtttgtgtggtatcttaaaaaacgaaatgattATTGGAAAAATCGGAAAGTTCCGTATGAAAAAGCAAACCTTTTAGTGGGAAATATGTGGGAAACTATATCTATTGATAAAAACGTCGCAGATGTTTACGACTATGTATACAA aaaatttgatgatgcTAAATATGTTGGTATTATGAATTTTGGAATACCTACTTTATTGGTGAAAGATCCCGAACTTTACGAGCGAATATTAATAAgagatttctcaaaatttcatgACAACGGAATTTATCTCGATGAGAAAAGAGATCCCGTGCTatctaaaaatctattttttgcTAAAGGagaaaattggaaattataCCGAAATCAACTTACACCTCAACTCAGTCCGCTAAAG attaaaaatatgttccCACTGATGATTGATGTGAAAGATAAACttgtaaaatatctaaaagaaAATCCAAATGCTCAAGGAAAGGAAGGTCTCGATGCAaaacttctatttttaaagtaTGTAAATGAAATGGTAGCGAGTTGTGCTTTTGGTTTACATGGAAATTGTTTCAACGACGATAAATGCGAAATTATGCAATTAGCCAATGAACTTTTTTCCTTCAAAACTATAGATACCATTATATTTATCTTTGCTACAATGTTcccaattataaataaatttcgagCTCCaca GTTTTTAAGTCCGAAGATAAcagaaagatttaaaaatattatagtaTCCACCATAACACAAAGAAATGACATGAATATACGAAGAGGAGACTTTTTAGATGCCATTCTTGAATTGTGTAAAAAAACTACATCATTTG aGTACACTGAAGATCATATGACTGCCCATGCCACATCATTTTTCATTGATGGTTCAGTTACCACATCAGGTGCTATAACTTACATTTTATACGAACTAGCAAGAAATAAAGATGTCCAAGACAAATtgagaaatgaatttaaaacggttttagaagaaaatgataatCAAATGACTTTTGATacattaaatgaaattgagtATTTAGAAATGGTTTTACACG AAGGTCTAAGGATGCATGCACCACAATTATATTTGGTTAAAGAGTCTACTGAAACAACTACTTTACCGCCAGCTCTACCTGGTGGCCCGGAAGTTGTTATTGAAAAAGGAACTAATATTACAATACCAGTTTATTCTCTGCATAAAGattccaaatattttgaaaatccagAGGAGTTTATTCCAGAAAGATTTTTACCAGATGCAGTATCATCTCGACCTAAAACAACTTATATGAGTTTTGGCGATGGCCCTAGAGTTTGTATAG gaCAACGATTTGCTTCGGCGGTAGTGAAGGTTGCTATATTTGGCATTGTGATGAattttaacattgaagttaacGATAAGACTCCACAAAAATTAGAGCTGGATTCATTTCCATTTCTGTATTCAACCAAAGGAGGAATATGGTTAAACTTCCATCCAATAGATTAA
- the LOC111429301 gene encoding protein G12-like yields MKLALLFFAVIATTSAIPCSDLKQDLQDILATIPLLEIKSIAREHAESDSEFQEVVNYMQGPEWNSIIDTVGANPSWQKFKVYMDNAGVDIDGIIQYFRDLVADVEISKCSDDVTARTLREFLDDIHKILDVSQTLTVFNDKLNNSPDFQEFFEIISSEEAYNMAEEILALEEVQRVAERLTEMSIDIDKVIDLIYELLGWNNQTVTRDYRSEIQAIFSNMSLNQDDVTYNIEAENAAEFLEMVKYIQGDEFAAYAFKQRLSWQVCINILIISGCIGS; encoded by the coding sequence ATGAAACTCGCTTTGCTATTTTTCGCCGTTATAGCTACGACCTCAGCTATACCATGTAGTGATTTGAAACAAGATTTACAAGATATTCTGGCAACCATCCCATTACTTGAAATTAAATCTATTGCTCGTGAACACGCTGAAAGTGATAGCGAATTCCAAGAAGTCGTCAATTATATGCAAGGGCCCGAATGGAATAGCATAATCGATACAGTTGGTGCCAATCCATCATGGCAAAAGTTCAAAGTTTATATGGATAATGCCGGAGTTGACATTGATGGTATCATACAATATTTCCGTGATTTAGTCGCCGACGTTGAGATATCCAAATGCTCTGATGACGTGACTGCTCGTACTCTAAGGGAATTCCTCGATGATATTCATAAAATTCTCGATGTATCCCAAACACTTACCGTTTTCAACGACAAATTAAACAACAGCCCGgatttccaagaatttttcgaaataatcTCCAGCGAAGAAGCTTACAATATGGCCGAAGAAATCCTTGCTTTAGAAGAAGTTCAACGCGTCGCCGAACGTCTTACTGAAATGAGTATCGACATTGATAAAGTTATTGACTTAATTTACGAACTTTTGGGATGGAACAACCAAACAGTAACCAGAGATTATCGATCTGAAATCCAAGCTATTTTCTCAAACATGTCATTAAATCAAGATGACGTTACTTACAACATAGAAGCGGAAAACGCTGCTGAATTCTTAGAAATGGTCAAGTATATTCAAGGAGACGAATTTGCCGCTTATGCTTTCAAGCAACGGTTATCATGGCAAGTTTGTATAAATATATTGATTATCAGCGGGTGCATTggaagttaa